One Papaver somniferum cultivar HN1 chromosome 10, ASM357369v1, whole genome shotgun sequence genomic window carries:
- the LOC113316347 gene encoding F-box/kelch-repeat protein At3g23880-like, whose amino-acid sequence MVNLPRDILSDILIRLPVKSIARFRCVNNEWLNLLKSSEFLKTQYQHAVEMDKFSIMLPSNGYIDTLSYDPFSSTCEESSHDIRLVESTERGIEFLGCCNGLVLLKHVNKFHSCVLMLWNPCSNECKRVPNPPGASKDRSRMYVEYGLAYDYQIEDFKVVCLAESLNNNWCKVHVYTLKSNSWRRVHGVKMDDFSDRVFSMARLPVNGSLHWIINEEGTEFRNDRFILCFDIEKEKLDKMPLDILDDAAEPFLCVLCGSLCLFCYDSKVISVWVSKDNGVMKSWAKLFTIELEKHFGEVYNYIPLQSLKNGKILLGLNLGDYLLHMVIYDPKQDLFLDIHQVPVVSSLRVAVYMERLISLDTGIYLGPAQWKASHKEDEANYKDDADVDDVDDHDSDTGDGDSDGD is encoded by the coding sequence ATGGTGAACTTGCCAAGAGATATCTTATCAGACATCCTGATCCGGTTGCCTGTGAAGTCTATTGCACGATTCAGGTGCGTAAACAATGAGTGGCTCAATTTATTGAAAAGCTCTGAATTTCTTAAAACACAATACCAGCATGCTGTTGAAATGGACAAATTTAGTATCATGCTCCCCAGTAATGGTTATATAGATACCTTAAGTTACGATCCATTTTCCTCTACATGCGAGGAATCTAGTCATGACATACGCCTAGTTGAATCTACCGAGAGGGGAATTGAGTTTCTTGGATGCTGTAATGGCTTGGTTTTGTTAAAGCATGTTAATAAGTTTCACTCGTGTGTTCTTATGTTATGGAACCCATGTTCTAACGAATGTAAGAGAGTACCAAATCCCCCTGGTGCATCAAAGGATCGAAGTAGGATGTATGTAGAATATGGACTTGCATATGATTACCAAATTGAAGATTTTAAAGTGGTATGTTTAGCGGAGTCTCTTAACAATAATTGGTGTAAGGTTCATGTTTATACGCTTAAATCAAATTCATGGAGAAGAGTTCATGGTGTCAAGATGGATGATTTTTCTGATAGGGTGTTTTCTATGGCTCGTCTGCCTGTTAATGGATCTCTTCATTGGATAATAAATGAAGAAGGGACTGAATTCAGAAATGACCGTTTTATTCTTTGTTTTGATATTGAGAAAGAGAAGCTTGATAAGATGCCACTGGATATCCTTGATGATGCTGCCGAACCATTTTTATGTGTATTATGTGGATCACTTTGCTTGTTTTGTTATGATTCTAAGGTTATAAGTGTGTGGGTGTCAAAGGACAACGGAGTGATGAAATCATGGGCCAAACTATTCACCATTGAGTTAGAAAAACATTTTGGGGAAGTTTACAATTATATACCCTTGCAGTCGTTAAAGAATGGAAAAATCTTGTTAGGGTTAAACCTGGGTGATTATTTATTGCATATGGTTATATATGACCCAAAACAAGACTTATTTCTGGATATCCATCAAGTCCCGGTGGTTTCCTCTCTCAGAGTAGCTGTATATATGGAGAGGCTAATTTCGCTTGACACGGGTATATATCTAGGGCCAGCACAATGGAAAGCCTCCCACAAAGAAGATGAGGCTAACTATAAAGATGATGCCGATGTTGATGATGTTGACGACCATGACAGTGATACAGGAGATGGTGACAGTGATGGTGATTAA
- the LOC113316350 gene encoding superoxide dismutase [Mn], mitochondrial-like: MAAIRTLLMRKSLILFYFIFTGLNPQNLSLGFCREFQTVSLPELPYDYSALEPVISGEIMQLHHQKHHQTYVTNYNKALEQLHEAMEKGDSQTVVKLQSSIKFNGGGHINHAIFWKNLIPVNEGGGVPPFGPLGAAIDTNFGSLERLVQIMKAEGAALQGSGWVWLGLDKELKRLVVQTTANQDPLVTKGAALVPLLGIDVWEHAYYLQYKNVRSDYLKNIWKVINWKYATEIYMKEHS, encoded by the exons ATGGCTGCTATTCGAACCCTACTCATGAGAAaatctcttattttattttattttatctttacagGGTTGAATCCTCAGAATCTGAGCTTAGGGTTTTGTAGGGAGTTTCAAACAGTCTCACTACCTGAGCTTCCATATGATTACAGTGCCCTTGAACCAGTAATTAGTGGAGAAATCATGCAACTTCATCACCAAAAACATCATCAAACTTATGTAACTAATTACAATAAGGCGCTTGAGCAATTACATGAAGCCATGGAGAAAGGAGATTCTCAAACTGTTGTTAAACTGCAAAGCTCAATCAAATTCAATGGTGGTGGTCACATCAATCATGCTATTTTCTGGAAAAATCTCATTCCCGTCAAT GAAGGGGGTGGTGTGCCTCCGTTTGGGCCACTTGGCGCGGCTATTGACACTAATTTTGGATCTCTGGAAAGATTAGTTCAAATAATGAAGGCAGAAGGTGCTGCATTACAAGGGTCTGGCTGGGTG TGGCTAGGTTTAGATAAAGAGCTGAAGAGGCTAGTGGTTCAGACCACAGCAAATCAG GATCCACTGGTTACTAAAGGAGCAGCATTGGTACCTTTGCTAGGAATCGACGTTTGGGAGCATGCATATTATTTACAG TACAAAAATGTCAGATCAGACTATTTGAAGAACATATGGAAGGTTATCAACTGGAAATATGCTACTGAAATATACATGAAAGAACATTCCTAA
- the LOC113316348 gene encoding cytochrome P450 76A1-like: protein MEIIAKPNVSDYFPLLSFLDLQGLRKKTNNLSKLLGVITNGFVEERLQMRMNSSYHQQKKHQDFLDVLIDYEGNGKDEPSKISVKYIQTLMVEFFMSANKAISITVEWAMSELIRNPEMMKTAKAEIAQVVGHGKKMEESDIENLPYLRSTVKETLRFHPPGAFPIPRTVMQDIEVMGYSIPKGTLVLVNIWGIGRDPSSWDDPLSFKPERFLNSTIDYRGQNFEYIPFGAGRRICPGLPLAQQMIHVMLGSLFQSFDWVLEKGLTPETMDMSDKVRFSLGRAVPLSTQQ, encoded by the exons ATGGAAATCATAGCCAAACCCAACGTGTCAGATTATTTCCCCCTCTTAAGTTTTTTAGACCTACAAGGTTTAAGAAAGAAGACTAACAATCTGTCTAAACTTCTTGGTGTTATTACGAATGGCTTTGTGGAGGAGCGCTTGCAGATGAGGATGAATAGTTCATATCACCAACAGAAGAAGCACCAAGATTTCTTAGATGTGTTGATAGATTACGAAGGCAACGGAAAGGATGAACCATCAAAAATCTCTGTTAAATACATCCAAACATTAATGGTG GAATTTTTCATGTCTGCAAACAAAGCAATAAGCATAACTGTTGAGTGGGCGATGTCGGAACTTATCCGCAATCCAGAGATGATGAAAACAGCCAAAGCGGAGATTGCCCAAGTTGTAGGCCATGGAAAGAAGATGGAAGAGAGTGACATAGAGAATTTACCATATCTTCGTTCTACAGTCAAGGAGACATTAAGGTTTCATCCTCCTGGCGCATTCCCGATACCACGGACCGTGATGCAAGACATAGAGGTGATGGGATACTCAATACCGAAGGGAACTCTAGTGCTGGTTAATATTTGGGGAATTGGTAGGGACCCAAGTAGTTGGGATGATCCATTATCCTTCAAGCCAGAACGATTCTTAAACTCCACCATCGATTATCGTGGGCAAAATTTTGAGTATATACCTTTTGGAGCAGGACGACGTATCTGTCCAGGGCTCCCTTTAGCTCAACAAATGATTCACGTGATGCTTGGCTCACTTTTTCAATCTTTCGATTGGGTTCTGGAGAAAGGTCTGACTCCAGAAACCATGGATATGAGTGACAAAGTTAGATTTTCGCTGGGAAGAGCTGTTCCATTGAGCACTCAGCAGTAG